From a single Fusobacterium pseudoperiodonticum genomic region:
- a CDS encoding MATE family efflux transporter: MENKHNFMETESITKLLIKFSIPAIVGMFVNALYNVVDRIYIGNIKGTGHLGITGVGLVFPVVILIFAFSLLIGIGSAATVSLKLGMKDREEAERFLGVAVFLSLVISAILMIIIYFNMDRIIYFIGGSKETFSYAKNYLFYINLGVPAAILGLVLNSVIRSDGSPKIAMGTLLIGAITNIVLDPIFIFIFGMGVKGAAIATIISQYVSMIWTIHYFMSKRSKIKLIKKDIRYDFYKSKEICLLGSSAFAIQIGFSLVTYILNTVLKKYGGDTSIGAMAIVQSFMTFIAMPIFGINQGIQPILGYNYGAKKYKRVKEALYKGIFAATIICLIGYTSVRLFSDSLIHIFTNKPELKEIAKYGLKAYTLVFPIVGLQIVSSIYFQAVGKPKMSFFISLSRQIIVMIPCLIILPKFFGLNGIWYAAPTADSIATLITFILVRREIKKLDKLEEMLEKRDV, translated from the coding sequence ATGGAAAATAAACATAATTTTATGGAAACAGAGAGCATAACAAAATTACTTATAAAGTTCTCTATTCCTGCTATTGTAGGAATGTTTGTAAATGCTTTATACAATGTTGTAGATAGAATATATATTGGAAATATAAAAGGTACAGGACACCTAGGAATAACAGGTGTAGGTCTTGTGTTTCCAGTAGTTATTTTAATATTTGCATTTTCATTATTAATTGGTATAGGTTCAGCAGCCACAGTATCTCTAAAATTAGGAATGAAAGATAGAGAAGAAGCTGAAAGATTTTTAGGAGTGGCAGTATTCTTATCTCTTGTTATCTCTGCCATACTTATGATAATAATTTATTTTAATATGGATAGAATAATTTATTTTATAGGAGGAAGTAAAGAAACTTTTAGCTATGCAAAAAATTATCTGTTCTATATAAATCTTGGGGTACCAGCAGCAATTTTAGGACTGGTTCTAAATTCTGTAATAAGATCAGATGGTAGTCCCAAAATAGCAATGGGAACTTTACTTATAGGAGCTATAACAAATATAGTTCTAGATCCTATTTTCATCTTTATATTTGGAATGGGAGTTAAAGGAGCTGCAATAGCTACTATAATTTCACAGTATGTGTCAATGATTTGGACTATTCATTATTTTATGTCCAAGAGAAGTAAAATAAAATTAATAAAAAAAGATATAAGATATGATTTCTATAAATCAAAAGAAATTTGTCTTTTAGGAAGTTCAGCCTTTGCAATACAGATAGGATTTAGTTTAGTAACATATATTTTAAATACAGTGTTAAAAAAATATGGTGGAGACACATCTATCGGTGCTATGGCAATAGTACAATCGTTTATGACTTTTATAGCTATGCCTATTTTTGGAATAAATCAAGGGATACAGCCAATCTTAGGTTATAACTATGGAGCAAAGAAATATAAAAGAGTAAAAGAAGCATTATATAAAGGGATTTTTGCTGCGACAATAATCTGTTTAATTGGCTATACAAGTGTAAGATTATTCTCAGATTCTTTAATTCATATTTTTACAAATAAACCTGAGTTGAAAGAAATTGCCAAATATGGTTTAAAAGCTTATACTCTAGTTTTCCCAATAGTTGGACTTCAAATTGTTTCGTCAATTTACTTTCAAGCGGTGGGAAAACCTAAAATGAGCTTTTTTATAAGTCTTTCCAGACAAATTATCGTTATGATACCTTGTTTAATAATTTTACCAAAGTTTTTTGGTTTAAATGGGATTTGGTATGCTGCTCCAACAGCAGACAGTATAGCAACATTAATTACTTTTATTTTAGTTAGAAGAGAGATAAAAAAATTGGATAAATTAGAGGAAATGTTAGAAAAGAGAGATGTTTAA
- a CDS encoding potassium channel family protein produces the protein MKQYLVIGLGRFGTSVAKTLYEAEKNVLAIDVDEDNVQDKIDRNIIKNAIIGDPSDEKVLKDIGAENFDVAFICIADIEASVMIALNLKELGIKTIIAKAINKKHGKILTKVGATEIVYPEEHMGKRIAELIIDTDIKEHLNFSDDFVLVEVKAPSTFWNNSLINLDVRNKYNINIVGIKKANKEFLPNPTANIIIEEGDILMIITDKKSVEAFNKLI, from the coding sequence ATGAAACAATATTTAGTAATAGGTTTAGGAAGATTTGGAACAAGTGTTGCAAAAACTTTATATGAGGCAGAAAAAAATGTTTTAGCTATAGATGTAGATGAGGATAATGTACAAGATAAAATTGATAGAAATATAATAAAAAATGCCATAATTGGTGATCCAAGTGATGAAAAAGTTCTGAAAGACATTGGAGCAGAAAATTTTGATGTGGCTTTTATTTGTATTGCAGATATAGAAGCGAGTGTAATGATAGCACTTAACTTAAAGGAATTAGGAATAAAAACTATTATAGCAAAAGCAATAAATAAGAAACATGGAAAAATTCTTACGAAAGTTGGAGCAACTGAAATAGTCTATCCAGAAGAACATATGGGAAAAAGAATAGCTGAGCTTATAATAGATACGGATATAAAAGAACATTTAAATTTTTCAGACGATTTTGTTTTAGTTGAAGTAAAAGCACCAAGTACATTTTGGAATAACAGTCTTATAAATTTAGATGTCAGAAATAAATATAATATAAATATAGTTGGAATAAAAAAAGCTAATAAAGAATTTTTACCTAATCCAACTGCAAATATTATAATAGAAGAAGGAGACATATTAATGATTATAACGGATAAAAAATCAGTGGAAGCATTTAATAAATTGATTTAG
- a CDS encoding TrkH family potassium uptake protein: protein MKKLSLLKKWDNLSPYRKLIFGFLVAIFIGVILLKMPFSLRENQNISVLDSLFTIVSAICVTGLSVVDVSQVFTSTGQLIILFFIQLGGLGVMTVSIIVFLLVGKKMSFETRELLKEERNSNSNGGITNFIKQLLLTVFIIEISGASILTYCFSKYYPLKKSIFYGLFHSVSAFCNAGFSLFTNNLEIFKYDRLINLTISFLIILGGIGFVTINSFVIIKRKKSKNLSITSKFSLLITFFLLTFGTILFLMFEYNNSSTLKDMNFLDKIINSFFQSVTLRTAGFNTVPLGNIKPATVFISYIFMFIGASPGSTGGGIKTTTFGILILYAFGVLKRKEYVEVFKRRIDWELINKALAIVVISIFYIVVVTTIILSIESFTTDKVIYEVVSAFSTTGLSMGITAGLGIISKLILVVTMFIGRLGPMTVALAFTSNKTSSIKYPKEDILIG, encoded by the coding sequence ATGAAAAAATTAAGTCTATTAAAGAAGTGGGATAACTTATCCCCTTATAGAAAATTAATATTTGGCTTTTTAGTAGCAATTTTTATTGGAGTAATACTTTTAAAAATGCCTTTTTCATTAAGAGAAAATCAAAATATATCAGTTTTAGACTCACTATTTACAATAGTTTCAGCTATTTGTGTAACAGGTTTATCTGTTGTTGATGTAAGTCAAGTTTTCACTTCAACTGGGCAACTAATAATTCTATTTTTCATACAATTAGGTGGACTTGGGGTTATGACAGTTTCAATAATAGTATTTTTATTAGTTGGGAAAAAGATGAGCTTTGAAACAAGAGAACTTTTAAAAGAAGAAAGAAACTCTAATAGTAATGGTGGAATTACAAATTTTATTAAACAATTATTATTGACAGTATTTATAATTGAAATATCAGGAGCTTCAATTTTAACTTATTGTTTTTCTAAATACTATCCATTAAAAAAATCAATTTTTTATGGCTTATTTCATTCAGTATCAGCATTTTGTAATGCTGGATTTTCACTATTTACCAATAATTTAGAAATCTTTAAATATGATAGATTAATCAACTTGACTATTTCATTTTTGATTATTTTAGGGGGAATAGGTTTTGTAACCATAAATTCATTTGTCATCATAAAAAGAAAAAAATCTAAAAATTTAAGTATAACTTCAAAATTTTCTTTACTTATTACATTTTTTCTTTTAACCTTTGGAACAATATTATTTTTGATGTTTGAATATAATAATTCAAGTACCTTAAAAGATATGAATTTCTTAGATAAAATTATAAATTCATTTTTTCAAAGTGTAACATTAAGAACAGCGGGTTTTAATACTGTACCTCTTGGGAATATAAAACCAGCAACAGTTTTTATTTCATATATATTTATGTTTATTGGAGCATCACCTGGTTCAACAGGAGGAGGAATAAAAACAACAACTTTTGGTATTTTAATACTTTATGCATTTGGAGTTTTAAAAAGAAAAGAATATGTTGAAGTTTTTAAAAGAAGGATAGATTGGGAATTGATTAATAAAGCATTAGCCATAGTTGTTATATCAATATTTTATATAGTTGTTGTTACAACAATTATATTATCAATAGAAAGTTTTACAACAGATAAAGTAATATATGAAGTGGTATCAGCATTTTCTACAACAGGTTTAAGTATGGGGATAACGGCAGGTTTAGGAATAATATCAAAACTTATACTGGTAGTAACAATGTTTATAGGGAGATTAGGACCTATGACAGTTGCATTAGCTTTTACAAGTAATAAGACAAGTTCAATAAAATATCCAAAAGAAGATATATTGATAGGATAG